ATAGCTGTCCCACAATTTGACCGGATCCTTAATCCGGCTGCTCATATACAGACGATTCCCGATCATCGAGCCCATGAACGTATTCGAGGAATGCGCTATGGCCTCGGATGCATTGATATTGCCATAAGCGTGATGGTCCGAATTGTGAATGGCGGAGCTGCCGTTTTTCCCGAAGGTGAAAGTCCCGGTATCCTGATACCTCTCCTCCGGAGTGATCAAGCCTTCATTCAAGCCAAGCAAAACTGTCAAAGGCTTAAGGCTGGAGCCGGGGGGGACCAGTGACGTCGGATGCTTCCCGTACTCGTTGTCCGGATAATCGGCGTAACGTTCGCGAATCGTTCCGTTGGAAATCCGTCGCTGAATTTCCTTCAGCTTCTCACTGCTGATGCCGCTGCGCCAACTGTTCGGATCGTAGTCGGGATAACTGGCCATCGCGACCACATTGCCGGTGTTGACTTCCATCGCCACCGCATAACCGGATACGGCATTATGGCCCATGTATGGCGTCTTCAGCTGCCTTGCGGCATCGCTTTTCATGTATTCGAGCTGTTTCTTGATGGCCTGCTGCGCGGCAAGCTGCACATCCTTCTGGATCGTCAGGTATAAATTGTCCCCTTTAACCGGCGGAGTGATCGATACACGGCCGATGATCTTGGATGCGGCATTCACGGGATACGTCCGGGCCCCGTTTTTTCCGCGAAGCTCATCCTGGTACATGAACTCGATCCCGTCCATTCCCACGTATTCGTCGGGGAGATATTCCTCAGCTTTCACGCTGTTCCTGTATACATCCAAATATCCCGCAGGGGATCCCACCACCGTTTTATACGGCCGCAAATAGCCGATCAGCTGCACGGCAATGCCCTGCTGATTCTGCTTGTCGTAATCGTAATGACGCACGCTCTCCTCGGCAATTTCCAAGCCCTTGAATTCATCCCGGTGCTCAAGCAGATACGCGATTTCCTGCGGCATTAAATCCTGCTTGATTCTGCGCGGCGTCGAATAATAATTCAGGATGCGAACATCATTTTTTCCAAGGTCGAAGCCGACGTCCATGCGGCGAAGCACTTCCTCCGGCGTCAGCTTTTCCGCATCCTTGCCGCCGTGCTGATTCAGCGCATCAGACAGCTTCTTGGCCATGGCAATCACTTCGTCCTTATCCTGCCCGGGCTCGACACGGTAAAACAGCGACTGCACCGAGGTGGTGTAAGCAATCGGATAGCCGTCCCTGTCGTAAATCTTGCCGCGGATCGGAGCAATCGGATTGGAGGTGACGGACGTGCTGCTTTCCAGCGCCTTCATGCTCTCGCCTTCCACAAACTGCAGGTACGCAAGCCGAACAATCAATATGGAAAAAAGCAGGAAAATGGAGAAAAAGAAAATATTCAACCGTAAAGCAAAATTTCTTTTTTTGACGATTTCCTGCTGTGTCGGATCCTGATTCTGTATCTGGCTCAATTTGGGTTTCCTTTCCGTTATTCATCGATTCTCATGCATTCATCGGTTCCCATGCATCAGCTCACGCAGAGAGGCAATCCCTTCCCCCGTTAAAGATCATTTTTCTTCTCATAATAGAATAACCGGATAGCCTCTTGCAACACCTCTGAAATATGCGCTTCATCCCTGTGAAAGGCTTGGGTTTCCAAATACGCTCTGCAAATATTATGGGCTTCAGGAATGGTGAGCAGCGTGTCGCCCGCATCGAAAAATATCGCGCGGTATTGTTCCAACGGGTAGCATGTCATGGCTTTTTCTCCGATCGGCAGCGTTACTTAAAGTTTATCACAAATAGTACCGATTGATATCCCCCTTGATCTGTAAAATTATGCATCCTTGGGCATCGTAACGAAATAACTTCCACTAAATTGTCAGCAAAGATCAATTAAAGCGTTTGATACAAAGTGAAACTAATTTCATTACGAGCCCTTAATGTGCGTGTCGTAAAAATGGGGCGGATCAAACCAATTGGCGCCGCTGCCGGCCCACGTTGTGTCCAATGGAATCCATTTTCCTTGTTCGGTTATATAAACCTCATTCCATGCATGAGGCCCGTAGCTGCTTCGGCCGTCATATCCCTGTCCCGTGACCACCTTCACCCGCAAACCGACGGATCGCGCCATGACGGCGTAAAGCCGGGAATAGTCGATGCAGACCCCTTTTTTCGATCGATAGGTGTCCTCCGGCGTCTGCTCCTTCCAAATCTGCTTCTCCTCATACAATGTCACTTTTGCATTGTCATATTTGACTCTGGACCCGACCCAATCATACAGGGCTCTCGCTTTTTCCAAGTCCGTCCGCTTGCCGGCGACGATCGTTTTAGCCGCTTCGGAGATGTTATCCGGAATATTCCGGTCAATGATTTCATAACGCCGCTGCAAAATTTCACTGATTTGATCCTGCACCGCCTGCGTAAAAATCGGCAGGCGTTCATGTATGAACTCCCCCGTGAACGGTTCGATGATTTGCGTAGCTCCCTGCTGATACACTTTCGATTCCTTGATGTAATTCGTCAAGGGTCCGTCGGGGGTGAGCGTCACATAAGCGAACAAGACAGCGATTAAGATCAACGCCCGCGTCGTGCCGAGCACGGAGCCGATCGCCCCGCCCGCCAAGCCGTTCAAAAACGGAAACTTGGCCGGATATCTTTCCGCGCGGTTCAGCCTCGCGAATCGAGTCCCCAGATACGAGGCCAGAATATGCCACAGTAAATAAATCAACTGTTTGACGACAAAAAAAGCGAGATGAACAGCAAAGCGAAGCGGAATAACCGAAAATCACGGACCCCGGTAATGAATGTGTAATACATCTGTTGGAACGCGCCCATCGGGTCGGGGGGGATTTGAATGTTCCACTTCTGGATAAGCGCCCTGATTTGCGGAGAAGCCCATTCCGCAATCTTCCAAGCTGCCAGGACCCCCGCCACGGTGATTCCGCCCTCCATGACAAAAAAGAAGAGATGCCGCGCCGACCCCGACGCCCCCTTCATCATTCCCTGCAAAACGGAGACAATGACAACGATGACGAGAAGAAGCGACAGAAAGTTGACCGACATGAACTGATCGATTCCCTCAAACATATAAAATTTCCCTCCGCATTCAATTACGCATGAGCTTCCCTCATGGATTCATCAAGTCAAGATTATACCTGAAAACGGCTTCTCTTAAAATCATTCGCGGCCAAGGCGAGGTTTGGGAACGCCTAGAGAAAAATGGAATATCCAGACCGTTGAAGTCGTACAAGTAAGGTGAGCGGTATTGATGAACATGAAACGGATGTGATTCCTAATGAAAACGGCAATTTGGCTATATCTTTTTACATTTGTCGCCATTTTCGACCTGCACGCCCAATATCCCATTCTAACCCCTTTCGCTCTTTCTTTGGGAGCCGCGCCATCTTTCATCGGCTTGATTATGGGCGCTTATTCCCTCACCCATATCCCCGGGAACTTGCTGGCCGGATACGGCATCGACCGTTACGGCAGCCGCATTTTCATTTCCGCCAGTTTGCTCGGAGCGGGAGCGCTCCTATTGTACCAATCGCAAATCACCGATCCGTATCAGTTGCTGGCCGTGCGTTCAATCAGCGGATTTGCGCTGGCTTTTCTCTCACCCGCCAGTCTATCCCTGCTGGCTAAAATCGCCAAGGACAAATTGCAGCAGGGAAAATTCATGGCCGGAAACGGACTCGTCCACACCTTTGCGTCGGTCGCTTCCCCTGCGGCAGGCGCCTATTTGGTCGCCAAAGTCGGCTTCACCACCGCTTTTACCGTATTGGGATGGGGGCTGATCATGAGCGGATTGTTCGCGTTCATTTGGATCCGCGATGCACGGAGGCCCGTCGAGCTTTCCATGCCGCCAGTCCAGTTCGCGGGAAGCTCCACTTCCCGCTCCGGATTGAATATGCGCAATCAGCCTTCCTTCCCTTGGCAGATTTTCTTTATTCCGCTTGCGCTGTCTTTTTCACAGGGCATCCTCTACTTTGAGCTTCCGCTGATGGAAGCATCCCGGCAATCCGTCATCAGTTCGGGAATTCTGTTCTCCATGGTGAGTTTCGGATCCCTATTGACATTAAGCATGTTTTTTTTAAACAGGCTTTCATCCTTCGTCAGAACGGCCGCGGGAAGCTTGGCCATGGCCATCACCTTCTTCGGCATGGCCGTCGATTGGCCGCTGCCGTTTTCCTTGTCCTTATTCATGCTTGGGATGACCATGGGCCTGATTTTCCCGGCGCTGTCCACCTTACTGGCCAATCTCACCGATTCCAGCCGATACGGCAGGGTTTTCGCCTATTTGTCGATCACTTATTCGATCGGCGCCTTCTTCGGCCCCATCTTTGCCGGTCAAATGCGGGATCATGCCTCGATATCTCCATACTACATCGCTTTCCTCGCACTGATGGCGGCGCTTGCCGTTGTGCCTGCGGGGCGGATTCCGAAGATCCTCACCTCCAGAACGGGTTGAAAACACCGAACGGCTCCATCAGCAGCTGCGGCTCCGCAATAACCATTATTTCTCGGGAAATAGGAAGAGGAAAAAACAAGGGAAAACGAGAAAACTATGAGGTATCCGTCGTCTTCAAAGCGCAAACCGGAATCGATCAAGGAGGAAGAGCATGGATATCGCCATTATTGTCGAAGGAAAAAACGACAGGAGCCATTTGAGAAAGCTGCTGCACAAGGATGTTCCGATTCACTGCACCTACGGAACCCCGGGCACCGCAAAACTTGAGGAATTGAAGAAAAAAATCGGAAGCCGCCATGTGTACTTGTTCACCGACAATGACGCTTCCGGCAAGAATATCCGAAGACTCCTTAGAGAGACATTTCCGGATGCCGAACAAATTTATACCCGTAAAGGGTATG
The sequence above is a segment of the Ferviditalea candida genome. Coding sequences within it:
- a CDS encoding peptidoglycan D,D-transpeptidase FtsI family protein, whose amino-acid sequence is MSQIQNQDPTQQEIVKKRNFALRLNIFFFSIFLLFSILIVRLAYLQFVEGESMKALESSTSVTSNPIAPIRGKIYDRDGYPIAYTTSVQSLFYRVEPGQDKDEVIAMAKKLSDALNQHGGKDAEKLTPEEVLRRMDVGFDLGKNDVRILNYYSTPRRIKQDLMPQEIAYLLEHRDEFKGLEIAEESVRHYDYDKQNQQGIAVQLIGYLRPYKTVVGSPAGYLDVYRNSVKAEEYLPDEYVGMDGIEFMYQDELRGKNGARTYPVNAASKIIGRVSITPPVKGDNLYLTIQKDVQLAAQQAIKKQLEYMKSDAARQLKTPYMGHNAVSGYAVAMEVNTGNVVAMASYPDYDPNSWRSGISSEKLKEIQRRISNGTIRERYADYPDNEYGKHPTSLVPPGSSLKPLTVLLGLNEGLITPEERYQDTGTFTFGKNGSSAIHNSDHHAYGNINASEAIAHSSNTFMGSMIGNRLYMSSRIKDPVKLWDSYMKSFGLGVTTGSGLPGESAGDIYYFDDAKKYQAQSPLILGAFGQEARYTTLQLAQYAAELANHGKRLKPQFVQRITDYDNNTLQEFKPEVLNQVNFSDKYWQVIEEGMSKVFVTGFDGFKYNFLRKTGTSQSDVAGKKVENGVFIAYAPAEKPKLAVAVVIPEGGYGAWSAAPVARVIFDAYDQYVGLSDKQQ
- a CDS encoding transglutaminase domain-containing protein; translation: MIYLLWHILASYLGTRFARLNRAERYPAKFPFLNGLAGGAIGSVLGTTRALILIAVLFAYVTLTPDGPLTNYIKESKVYQQGATQIIEPFTGEFIHERLPIFTQAVQDQISEILQRRYEIIDRNIPDNISEAAKTIVAGKRTDLEKARALYDWVGSRVKYDNAKVTLYEEKQIWKEQTPEDTYRSKKGVCIDYSRLYAVMARSVGLRVKVVTGQGYDGRSSYGPHAWNEVYITEQGKWIPLDTTWAGSGANWFDPPHFYDTHIKGS
- a CDS encoding MFS transporter — its product is MKTAIWLYLFTFVAIFDLHAQYPILTPFALSLGAAPSFIGLIMGAYSLTHIPGNLLAGYGIDRYGSRIFISASLLGAGALLLYQSQITDPYQLLAVRSISGFALAFLSPASLSLLAKIAKDKLQQGKFMAGNGLVHTFASVASPAAGAYLVAKVGFTTAFTVLGWGLIMSGLFAFIWIRDARRPVELSMPPVQFAGSSTSRSGLNMRNQPSFPWQIFFIPLALSFSQGILYFELPLMEASRQSVISSGILFSMVSFGSLLTLSMFFLNRLSSFVRTAAGSLAMAITFFGMAVDWPLPFSLSLFMLGMTMGLIFPALSTLLANLTDSSRYGRVFAYLSITYSIGAFFGPIFAGQMRDHASISPYYIAFLALMAALAVVPAGRIPKILTSRTG
- a CDS encoding toprim domain-containing protein; its protein translation is MDIAIIVEGKNDRSHLRKLLHKDVPIHCTYGTPGTAKLEELKKKIGSRHVYLFTDNDASGKNIRRLLRETFPDAEQIYTRKGYAGVEGTPEEYLIRQLEKAGLEEYILYPPPGGVNGILLNNPFIR